The Corynebacterium glaucum genome includes a region encoding these proteins:
- the leuS gene encoding leucine--tRNA ligase, whose translation MTEANSATPANPHRYTAELANDIEGKWQGYWRENGTFNAPNPVGDLAPQASDSQTELPADKLNVQDMFPYPSGAGLHVGHPLSYIATDVYARYNRMLGKNVLHTLGYDAFGLPAEQYAIQTGTHPRTTTEQNIANMRRQLSMLGLGHDPRRSVATTDPEFYKWTQWIFLQIYNAWFDQEQQKARPIEELVRDLLTGERKTKDGRDFRELSTEEKHKAIDEFRLVYLSESMVNWCPGLGTVLANEEVTADGRSERGNFPVFRKRLRQWMMRITAYSDRLLDDLELLDWPEKVISMQRNWIGRSRGAQVAFQSAAGPIEVFTTRPDTLFGATYMVLAPEHELVDELMADAYPEGTDARWTNGAATPRKAVDAYKRSIAAKSDVERQENKEKTGVFLGAYATNPVNGEQVPVFIADYVLTGYGTGAIMAVPAHDERDYEFATVFGLPITAVLDGDVSEAAFTGDAAHINSSNSEGLDLNGLGKAEAIERAIDWLVAGGHGAEKIQYKLRDWLFARQRYWGEPFPIVYDENGQAHGLPEDMLPVELPQVEDYNPVAFDPDDAESEPAPPLAKATDWVEVELDLGHGTQKYYRDTNVMPQWAGSSWYQLRYIDPTNNDEFCNIENERYWTGPRPEEHGANDPGGVDLYVGGVEHAVLHLLYARFWHKVLYDLGFVTSQEPYRRLYNQGYIQAYAYTDSRGVYVPAAEVEERDGKYFYGGEEVNREYGKMGKSLKNSVAPDDVVSTYGADTLRVYEMSMGPLDTSRPWATKDVVGAHRFLQRLWRLALNEETGELAVTDADLTTDDAKQLHRTIAGVREDYEALRLNTVAAKLIEYVNYLTKTYPSGAPRDAVTPLVQMVSPLAPHLAEELWAKLGHEGTITFEPFPTFDEQLLVDDTVELPVQINGKVKARVDVPAEASQDEIEAVALADPRVAELTEGKTVVKTIVVPGRMVNLVVK comes from the coding sequence ATGACTGAAGCGAACTCCGCGACCCCGGCGAACCCGCACCGCTACACGGCTGAGCTGGCCAACGATATCGAAGGCAAATGGCAGGGCTATTGGCGCGAGAACGGCACGTTCAACGCTCCGAACCCGGTGGGTGACCTTGCTCCGCAAGCGTCAGACAGCCAGACGGAGCTGCCCGCCGACAAGCTCAACGTGCAGGACATGTTCCCGTACCCCTCGGGCGCGGGCCTGCATGTGGGTCACCCGTTGAGCTACATCGCGACGGATGTGTACGCGCGCTACAACCGCATGCTGGGCAAGAACGTGCTACACACGCTGGGTTATGACGCATTCGGTCTGCCGGCGGAGCAGTACGCGATTCAAACGGGCACGCACCCGCGCACCACGACTGAGCAAAACATCGCCAACATGCGCCGCCAGCTGTCCATGCTGGGCCTGGGCCATGACCCGCGACGCTCGGTGGCCACGACGGACCCGGAGTTTTACAAGTGGACGCAGTGGATCTTCCTGCAGATTTATAACGCGTGGTTTGACCAGGAGCAGCAGAAAGCCCGCCCGATCGAGGAGCTGGTGCGCGACCTGCTCACCGGCGAGCGTAAGACCAAGGACGGCCGCGACTTCCGCGAGCTGAGCACCGAGGAAAAACACAAGGCGATCGATGAGTTCCGCCTGGTCTACCTCTCCGAATCCATGGTGAACTGGTGCCCCGGCCTAGGCACGGTGCTGGCGAACGAGGAGGTCACCGCGGACGGGCGTTCGGAGCGCGGCAACTTCCCGGTCTTTCGCAAGCGCCTGCGCCAGTGGATGATGCGCATCACCGCCTACTCCGACCGCCTGCTCGACGACCTTGAGCTTTTGGATTGGCCGGAAAAGGTCATCTCGATGCAGCGCAACTGGATCGGCCGTTCGCGCGGCGCGCAGGTTGCTTTCCAGTCCGCCGCCGGTCCGATCGAGGTCTTCACCACCCGCCCGGACACCCTCTTCGGCGCCACCTACATGGTGCTTGCTCCGGAGCATGAGCTTGTCGACGAGCTCATGGCCGACGCTTACCCGGAAGGCACCGACGCGCGCTGGACCAACGGCGCCGCGACCCCGCGCAAGGCGGTCGACGCGTACAAGCGCTCGATTGCGGCGAAGTCCGATGTGGAGCGCCAGGAAAACAAGGAAAAGACCGGCGTGTTCTTGGGCGCGTACGCGACCAACCCGGTCAACGGCGAGCAGGTGCCGGTGTTCATCGCGGACTACGTGCTCACCGGCTACGGCACGGGTGCGATTATGGCGGTGCCGGCGCACGACGAGCGCGACTACGAGTTCGCCACCGTCTTCGGCCTGCCGATTACGGCGGTGCTGGACGGCGACGTCTCCGAGGCTGCGTTTACTGGGGATGCCGCGCACATTAATTCGTCGAATAGCGAAGGCCTGGACCTGAATGGTTTGGGCAAGGCTGAGGCGATCGAGCGAGCGATTGACTGGCTGGTGGCCGGCGGCCACGGCGCCGAGAAGATTCAGTACAAGCTGCGCGACTGGCTGTTTGCCCGCCAGCGCTACTGGGGCGAGCCGTTCCCGATTGTGTACGACGAGAACGGCCAGGCGCACGGCCTGCCGGAGGACATGCTGCCGGTGGAACTGCCGCAGGTTGAGGACTACAACCCGGTCGCTTTCGACCCGGACGACGCCGAATCCGAGCCCGCTCCTCCGCTGGCGAAGGCCACCGACTGGGTCGAGGTGGAGCTGGATCTGGGCCACGGCACGCAGAAGTACTACCGCGACACCAACGTGATGCCGCAGTGGGCCGGTTCCTCCTGGTACCAGCTGCGCTACATTGACCCGACGAACAACGACGAGTTTTGCAACATCGAAAACGAGCGCTACTGGACGGGCCCGCGCCCCGAGGAGCACGGCGCAAACGACCCGGGTGGCGTGGACCTGTACGTGGGCGGTGTGGAGCATGCGGTGCTGCACCTGCTCTACGCCCGCTTCTGGCACAAGGTGCTCTATGACCTTGGTTTTGTCACCTCGCAGGAGCCGTACCGCCGCCTGTACAACCAGGGCTACATCCAGGCGTACGCCTACACCGACTCCCGCGGTGTGTACGTGCCGGCGGCCGAGGTGGAAGAGCGCGACGGCAAGTACTTCTATGGCGGCGAGGAGGTCAACCGCGAGTACGGCAAGATGGGCAAGTCGCTGAAGAACTCCGTCGCGCCGGATGATGTGGTGAGCACGTACGGCGCGGACACCCTGCGCGTGTACGAGATGTCGATGGGCCCGTTGGACACCTCGCGCCCCTGGGCGACGAAGGACGTTGTCGGCGCGCACCGCTTCCTGCAGCGCCTGTGGCGCCTCGCACTGAACGAGGAAACGGGCGAACTCGCAGTCACCGACGCGGATCTGACCACCGACGACGCCAAGCAGCTTCACCGCACCATCGCCGGCGTGCGCGAGGACTACGAGGCACTGCGTCTGAACACCGTCGCCGCGAAGCTGATCGAGTACGTTAACTACCTGACCAAGACCTACCCGTCCGGCGCCCCGCGCGACGCCGTCACCCCGCTGGTACAAATGGTCTCCCCGCTCGCCCCGCACCTCGCGGAGGAGCTCTGGGCCAAGCTCGGCCACGAGGGCACCATCACGTTCGAGCCGTTCCCCACCTTT
- the dcuC gene encoding C4-dicarboxylate transporter DcuC produces MLYVLLAVVAIAAVGYFIYKKVHAASAIFAVGVLLLMIAAATGRVTLSTQDIESSGNAFYDELLIIESLFKSRFSGTGMAIMVLFGFVGYMRHIGADAKTVVALSQPLRRFEGSYWLVPVGFAVGTLLSLVVPSASALSLLLVATLMPALIAAGLTPLTVGAIVVTSSTIAPSPLEAGLIQGADLVGMTVTEFTFGNVAYATVPALIVVAFTHMWWQRRCDLRDVAKVTAATTAGEVEEAKESESDRRIQEAVERAQGLPGFYALLPLLPLLLIVISAILNRMGVVGFEADILPVTVVSLMVTMIIEAIRLRNVTEAVDALQDFFKGLGEGAAGVVSLIVAAAILVEGITQMGVIDALTNLAQASSGAAALMVIVFVLATGLMAVLTGSGVAPYFAFSEMVPGLAAESAVHAPQMLASIWSASNLMRQASPVNAAVLIVSGALKINPVELVRRTFVPMLVGTISAVIFAFLLIG; encoded by the coding sequence ATGCTTTATGTATTGCTCGCGGTCGTGGCGATTGCTGCGGTCGGTTACTTCATTTACAAAAAGGTGCACGCGGCATCGGCAATCTTCGCCGTGGGCGTGCTGCTGCTCATGATCGCCGCGGCGACCGGCCGCGTGACCCTTTCTACTCAGGACATCGAGTCCAGCGGCAACGCGTTTTACGACGAGCTGCTGATCATCGAGTCCCTGTTCAAGTCCCGCTTCTCCGGCACCGGCATGGCGATCATGGTGCTCTTCGGCTTCGTCGGCTACATGCGCCACATCGGTGCTGACGCGAAGACCGTGGTTGCGCTATCCCAGCCGCTACGGCGCTTCGAAGGCTCGTACTGGCTGGTGCCCGTCGGGTTTGCGGTGGGCACGTTGTTGTCCTTGGTCGTGCCGTCGGCAAGCGCTCTGTCCCTGCTGCTAGTGGCGACCCTGATGCCTGCGCTGATCGCTGCTGGCCTGACTCCGCTGACGGTGGGCGCGATTGTGGTGACCTCCTCGACCATTGCGCCCTCGCCGCTCGAGGCTGGCCTGATTCAAGGTGCCGACCTGGTGGGGATGACGGTGACGGAGTTCACCTTCGGCAACGTGGCGTACGCGACGGTGCCGGCGCTGATTGTCGTCGCGTTCACGCACATGTGGTGGCAGCGGCGTTGCGATCTTCGCGATGTGGCGAAGGTGACCGCCGCGACCACTGCCGGAGAGGTGGAGGAAGCGAAGGAGAGCGAATCCGATAGGCGCATCCAGGAAGCCGTGGAACGCGCCCAGGGCCTGCCCGGGTTCTACGCACTGCTGCCGCTGCTGCCGCTTTTGCTCATCGTCATCTCCGCGATCCTGAACCGCATGGGCGTGGTGGGTTTCGAGGCCGACATTCTGCCGGTGACCGTGGTGTCGCTGATGGTGACCATGATCATCGAGGCGATCCGGCTGCGAAACGTCACAGAAGCGGTCGATGCGCTCCAGGACTTCTTCAAAGGTCTGGGCGAAGGTGCCGCCGGCGTGGTCTCGCTGATCGTCGCCGCGGCGATTCTGGTGGAGGGCATCACGCAGATGGGCGTGATCGACGCGCTGACCAATCTTGCGCAGGCGTCGTCGGGCGCGGCGGCGCTGATGGTGATCGTTTTCGTGCTGGCTACCGGCCTGATGGCGGTGCTCACCGGCTCCGGTGTGGCACCGTACTTCGCGTTCTCCGAGATGGTGCCGGGCCTGGCTGCAGAATCCGCTGTGCACGCGCCACAAATGCTCGCGTCCATTTGGTCCGCTTCGAATTTGATGCGTCAGGCCTCGCCAGTGAACGCCGCGGTGCTCATCGTCTCCGGCGCGCTGAAGATCAACCCGGTTGAACTGGTCCGACGCACGTTCGTGCCCATGCTCGTGGGCACGATCAGCGCAGTCATCTTCGCGTTCCTGTTGATCGGTTAA
- a CDS encoding Fic family protein: MNWPRIQYETLQWKPSAQPLSRRAAKAQPREYGAAKVASISELPLELSQETLALVERATVEVVRFDATEAHRLLPFTPLLLRSESVASSRIEQLTSSARKVLEAEMTGRASGNAGLIAANTRQMAEAVDLGVPSLESILEMHRVLLEESAPEIAGKFREQQVWIGGSDLHPGDADFVPPHHTRLADAMRDLERFMQRDDLPALVQAAVAHAQFETIHPFADGNGRTGRALIHVILRARGITTSAALPISVGLLSDTVGYFDTLSAYREGDVGPVVALFARSALAAVERGTWLANELVDVRDEWSHQLTARADALAWQVLDLLVQRPILTAAVVAEEFDASVETARNALERLEADGIVIGGQLDRRRRAWRSPDVLELLDEFAAVRRS, encoded by the coding sequence ATGAACTGGCCCAGGATTCAGTACGAAACGCTGCAGTGGAAACCGTCCGCGCAGCCGCTCTCGCGCCGGGCTGCAAAGGCGCAACCTCGTGAGTATGGCGCTGCGAAGGTGGCGTCGATAAGCGAACTGCCCCTTGAATTGTCCCAGGAAACCCTTGCTTTGGTGGAGCGGGCGACCGTTGAGGTAGTGCGCTTCGATGCGACGGAGGCGCATCGCCTGCTGCCGTTTACTCCCCTGCTGTTGCGCAGCGAATCTGTCGCTTCGAGCCGGATTGAGCAGCTGACCTCGTCAGCGCGGAAGGTGCTTGAAGCGGAGATGACCGGTCGCGCCAGCGGAAATGCTGGACTCATTGCGGCCAATACCCGGCAGATGGCGGAGGCGGTGGATCTAGGTGTGCCATCGCTTGAGTCGATACTGGAGATGCACCGCGTGCTGCTGGAGGAGTCTGCTCCGGAGATCGCGGGCAAGTTCCGTGAGCAGCAAGTGTGGATCGGCGGGAGCGATCTGCACCCGGGTGATGCGGATTTCGTACCTCCGCATCACACCCGTCTGGCGGATGCAATGCGCGATCTCGAGCGCTTCATGCAGCGCGATGACCTGCCGGCTTTGGTGCAGGCGGCGGTTGCGCATGCACAGTTTGAGACCATCCACCCGTTTGCCGACGGAAACGGGCGCACCGGCCGCGCGCTGATACATGTGATCCTGCGTGCCCGCGGCATTACTACTTCTGCGGCGCTGCCGATCTCGGTAGGGTTGCTTTCCGATACTGTCGGCTACTTTGACACGCTTAGCGCGTACCGGGAGGGGGACGTTGGGCCGGTGGTGGCGCTATTCGCCCGCAGCGCGCTGGCTGCCGTCGAACGCGGAACATGGCTCGCGAACGAGCTTGTCGACGTGCGCGACGAATGGTCCCACCAGCTTACGGCACGTGCCGACGCACTCGCGTGGCAGGTGCTCGACCTCCTTGTGCAGCGCCCGATTCTCACGGCTGCGGTGGTGGCTGAAGAGTTCGACGCCTCGGTCGAAACCGCCCGAAATGCACTCGAGCGCCTCGAGGCCGACGGCATCGTTATTGGTGGGCAGTTGGATCGGCGGCGGAGGGCTTGGCGCTCCCCCGATGTTCTCGAGCTGCTAGACGAGTTCGCTGCCGTGAGACGGAGTTAG